The genomic region ACGACACACCCGATGGAGTGACCCCAGGGCAGCTAAATACCCCCTAGGGGTATACTTTGGGGGCGGGTAGGCGCACCGGGCTCCCCCGGCGCCTCATCCGTCACACATCTGTGCCTGCGAAGAGGAGAACGTCATGACCGCCGAGACCGACACGCCCCGGACCGCCGGCTCCTGCTGCTCGTCCACCGGTTCCCGCCACGACGCAGCGGCCGGCGCCCAGGCGGGCGGCGTCACCACGGTGTACGAGGTGAAGGGCATGACCTGCGGCCACTGCGAAGGAGCGGTCACCGAGGAGGTCTCCGGGATCGAGGGGGTCACCTCCGTGAAGGCGGAGGCCGCCACCGGCCGGGTGACCGTCGCCTCCGCGGCGCCGCTCACCGACGACGCCGTACGCGCGGCCGTCGACGAGGCGGGCTACGAGCTCGTGGGCCGCGCCTGAGGATCGGC from Streptomyces sp. QL37 harbors:
- a CDS encoding heavy-metal-associated domain-containing protein; amino-acid sequence: MTAETDTPRTAGSCCSSTGSRHDAAAGAQAGGVTTVYEVKGMTCGHCEGAVTEEVSGIEGVTSVKAEAATGRVTVASAAPLTDDAVRAAVDEAGYELVGRA